The following coding sequences are from one Onychostoma macrolepis isolate SWU-2019 chromosome 24, ASM1243209v1, whole genome shotgun sequence window:
- the LOC131533637 gene encoding uncharacterized protein LOC131533637: protein MKEHHLQLNLAKTELLVFPAAPTLQHDITIQLGSSTITPSTSVRNLGVIFDDQLTFKDHIAKTARSCRFALHNIRKITPFLTEHAAQLLVQALVISRLDYCNALLAGLPSNTVKPLQMIQNAAAQLAFKEPKRAHVTPLFISLHWLPIAARIKFKTLMLAHRTTTGSAPAYMHSLLRIYIPSRHLRSASERRLVVPSQRGSKSLSRTFSFTIPGWWNDLPTHIRSTGSLSIFKQQLKTHLFRHT, encoded by the coding sequence atgaaagaacatcacctccagctcaacctggcaaagactgagcttcttgtctttcctgccgctccaactctacagcatgacatcacgatccagttaggttcatcaacaattaccccatcaacttcggtcagaaatcttggtgtaatctttgatgaccagctgaccttcaaagaccacattgcaaaaactgctcgatcttgcaggtttgcactacacaacatcagaaagatcactccctttctgacggagcatgctgcacaacttcttgtccaggcccttgtcatttctaggctggactactgcaatgctcttctggctggacttccatcaaacacagtcaaacctctacaaatgattcagaatgcggcggcacaaCTGgccttcaaggaacccaaaagagcccatgttacacctctctttatctcattgcattggctaccaatcgcagctcgcatcaagttcaagacactgatgcttgctcatagaacaaccacaggctcagcacccgcctacatgcactcactattaagaatctacatcccctccagacatctgagatctgctagtgagcgacgcctcgtggtaccatcacaaagaggctcaaaatcactctccagaacattctcgttcaccattcctggctggtggaatgatcttcccacccatattcggagtactggatccctgtcaatcttcaagcaacagctgaaaactcatctctttcgacacacttga